From one Mytilus trossulus isolate FHL-02 chromosome 10, PNRI_Mtr1.1.1.hap1, whole genome shotgun sequence genomic stretch:
- the LOC134687989 gene encoding E3 ubiquitin-protein ligase TRIM45-like: MATSDDFEQAKVKESYGDLLTCTICLETFKVPKYLPCLHTFCETCIHTYILSSVKEDRPETFKCAICRRQVQIQECQGKPDTWAKQLPGNHFIVSLIDRRELNQDEKQCSACESNNKSKKAVSWCTVCEEAYCDVCEVSHKSFKISRTHKLVQIKDMNEEKAVSLSEFIECNEHPQKTIEVYCIDHSKPCCTLCATVRHRKCEQVVTIDKALHGIKKSEKVRNLVKTLRESNENLDEILQKREQNIKSFEMDTDIVISKIGTLKENLIKHVDRLEESLRDEINSSKKQVTIKMNDEVTELSSLKSNFINWKNIFDACIAVGSELHCLVRMEEILENLPQFDKQVSKLTTEMEDTAISFYPNDLISDITSLGRIILKGSTMKRQKGMRKVDFHSGKVKLLFTIELADHGQVSGVFTHDCILLSSFNNDKIVKYDNKGARIGELKMSKNTSDLSNVSDWTVAAATKSTQIHLINAQTLTLQKIITTNVTIYGIHCIDNAYISTDPDNFNISWLDSTFKSVRTQKSGTDVYFAYFKGKNEYIYKESINSIKHVSSTDTFTYRSEANPYTYGVDFEANIYVAGFTSDAIHQLTPTCELVRIIPFSTFAAKPGTHLWVLRFEENSNRFLLTSFNSGKVLICQID, from the coding sequence ATGGCGACGTCTGATGACTTCGAACAGGCGAAGGTAAAGGAAAGTTATGGTGATTTGTTAACTTGTACCATTTGTCTTGAGACATTTAAAGTACCTAAGTATCTTCCATGTCTCCATACGTTCTGTGAGACCTGTATACACACGTATATATTGTCGTCGGTGAAGGAGGATAGACCTGAAACTTTTAAATGTGCGATATGTCGTCGACAAGTTCAGATACAGGAATGTCAAGGAAAACCGGATACATGGGCGAAACAATTACCTGGGAATCATTTTATAGTTTCGTTAATAGATCGGAGAGAATTAAATCAAGATGAAAAACAATGCAGTGCTTGTGAAAGTAACAATAAATCGAAAAAAGCCGTGTCCTGGTGTACTGTTTGCGAAGAGGCATATTGTGATGTTTGCGAAGTAAGTCATAAGTCATTTAAAATAAGCCGTACTCATAAACTTGTTCAAATAAAGGATATGAATGAAGAAAAAGCTGTATCTCTATCGGAGTTCATTGAATGCAACGAACACCCACAGAAAACCATAGAAGTGTATTGTATAGATCACAGTAAACCATGTTGTACACTTTGTGCAACAGTTCGCCATAGGAAATGTGAACAGGTTGTTACAATAGATAAAGCCTTGCATGGTATAAAGAAATCTGAAAAAGTCAGAAACTTGGTCAAAACATTAAGAGAAAGTAATGAAAACTTGGATGAAATACTTCAAAAACGGGAACAGAATATAAAATCTTTCGAAATGGACACCGATattgtaatttcaaaaattggGACGTTGAAAGAAAATCTTATTAAGCATGTAGATAGACTAGAGGAAAGCTTACGGGATGAAATAAACAGTTCGAAGAAACAGGTTACAATTAAAATGAACGATGAAGTTACTGAACTGTCTAGTTTGAAAAGTAATTTCATTAActggaaaaatatatttgatgcaTGTATCGCCGTAGGATCCGAACTGCATTGCTTAGTGCGGATGGAAGAAATATTAGAAAACCTCCCCCAGTTTGACAAACAAGTGTCAAAACTTACCACTGAAATGGAGGACACAGCTATATCGTTCTATCCAAATGATTTGATATCTGATATAACGTCCCTCGGTCGCATAATTTTAAAGGGTTCCACAATGAAACGTCAAAAGGGAATGCGAAAGGTGGATTTCCATTCAGGAAAGGTAAAACTATTATTCACAATAGAATTAGCTGACCATGGACAAGTCAGTGGAGTATTCACCCACGATTGTATCTTACTTTCTAGTTTCAACAAcgataaaattgtcaaatacGATAATAAAGGAGCACGAATTGGAGAactaaaaatgtctaaaaacaCAAGTGACCTATCAAATGTGTCTGATTGGACTGTTGCTGCGGCAACAAAATCAACTCAGATTCACTTGATAAACGCTCAAACACTTACTCTGCAAAAGATAATAACTACCAATGTAACTATATATGGTATACATTGTATTGATAACGCATATATATCTACTGATCCTGATAATTTCAATATATCATGGTTGGATTCTACATTCAAAAGCGTCCGAACCCAAAAATCCGGGACAGACGTTTATTTCGCATATTTCAAGGGCAAAAATGAGTATATATACAAAGAAAGTATTAATTCTATCAAACATGTATCTTCCACTGACACATTTACGTATCGAAGTGAAGCTAACCCATATACTTATGGTGTCGACTTTGAAGCTAACATTTATGTCGCAGGGTTTACCTCTGATGCTATTCATCAGCTGACACCAACTTGTGAATTAGTCAGAATAATTCCGTTTTCAACGTTTGCTGCCAAGCCGGGTACTCATTTATGGGTATTGCGATTTGAGGAGAATAGTAACAGATTTTTGTTAACTAGTTTTAACAGCGGGAAAGTGTTGATATGTCAAATTGATTAG
- the LOC134686316 gene encoding uncharacterized protein LOC134686316 isoform X2, which yields MSTVVETVSAFSHIFGPFIKRRPVTSYSEHHSFAPSPSARVKSAAINMPRSHVSVARFYDWTEDLGECVSVSQFYRDLAAYNKLQNEKMKGKTRSIVNPGRMFLRDKAGLTKGEREIIEGIYKNRCNIGKDESVDNSKEDWHLVKSHKDAWLIGKHFQRSSTNKSDSASDGKSDLASSSPTDSCNNCNKTDEGALAPPTTPDPEDKVDSKHLWKRKYPHRGSHGHPLDIADGNYKHSTKKDIKDQGKKKLYVNVFLPSISGEGLYAPHDSLNSSLSLPPTEGPRHPIFSEHARNIFREKQEKARFSRMNSSSVLHSSTFPVANNATSE from the exons ATGAGTACCGTGGTCGAAACAGTCAGTGCTTTTTCCCACAT ATTTGGGCCCTTCATCAAAAGGCGCCCTGTGACGTCGTACTCGGAACACCATTCGTTCGCACCATCACCGTCAGCGCGTGTAAAGTCGGCTGCCATAAATATGCCTCGTTCCCACGTGAGTGTCGCTAGATTCTATGATTGGACCGAGGATCTTGGAGAATGTGTTTCCGTTTCTCAATTCTATAGAGACCTTGCTGCCTATAATAAACTTCagaatgaaaaaatgaaaggaaaaaCACGTTCAATTGTCAATCCCGGTAGGATGTTTCTTCGTGATAAAGCAGGACTCACAAAAGGAGAAAGAGAGATTATTGaaggaatttataaaaatcgtTGCAATATCGGAAAAGATGAATCTGTGGACAATTCGAAAGAAGACTGGCATTTAGTGAAAAGTCATAAAGATGCCTGGTTAATAGGAAAACATTTTCAGAGGAGTTCTACAAATAAATCAGATTCAGCCTCCGATGGTAAATCTGATCTTGCCAGCAGCTCTCCAACAGACTCATGTAACAATTGCAATAAAACGGACGAAGGTGCTTTAGCTCCACCCACAACTCCTGACCCGGAAGACAAAGTTGATTCTAAACATTTGTGGAAACGGAAATATCCTCATAGAGGAAGTCATGGACATCCATTAGATATTGCTGATGGAAATTATAAACATTCAACTAAGAAGGACATCAAAGACCaaggaaaaaagaaattatatgtgAATGTGTTTTTACCATCAATTTCTGGTGAAGGATTATATGCCCCTCATGACAGTCTTAATTCCAGTTTATCTCTGCCGCCAACGGAAGGTCCAAGACATCCTATTTTCTCAGAGCATGCGCGAAACATTTTCCGCGAAAAGCAAGAAAAGGCTCGATTTTCAAGAATGAACTCTTCAAGTGTATTGCACTCATCAACTTTTCCAGTAGCAAACAATGCTACAAGTGAATAG
- the LOC134686316 gene encoding uncharacterized protein LOC134686316 isoform X1: MKREGSVSVDILPLGQSQGRMSPSHTSLSVVQVKMSDKRIFSAGFGPFIKRRPVTSYSEHHSFAPSPSARVKSAAINMPRSHVSVARFYDWTEDLGECVSVSQFYRDLAAYNKLQNEKMKGKTRSIVNPGRMFLRDKAGLTKGEREIIEGIYKNRCNIGKDESVDNSKEDWHLVKSHKDAWLIGKHFQRSSTNKSDSASDGKSDLASSSPTDSCNNCNKTDEGALAPPTTPDPEDKVDSKHLWKRKYPHRGSHGHPLDIADGNYKHSTKKDIKDQGKKKLYVNVFLPSISGEGLYAPHDSLNSSLSLPPTEGPRHPIFSEHARNIFREKQEKARFSRMNSSSVLHSSTFPVANNATSE; this comes from the exons atgAAGAGGGAAGGAAGTGTGTCGGTAGATATACTACCCCTGGGGCAAAGTCAGGGGAGAATGTCCCCGTCCCACACAAGTCTATCAGTGGTACAAGTCAAGATGTCGGATAAAAGGATATTCTCGGCAGG ATTTGGGCCCTTCATCAAAAGGCGCCCTGTGACGTCGTACTCGGAACACCATTCGTTCGCACCATCACCGTCAGCGCGTGTAAAGTCGGCTGCCATAAATATGCCTCGTTCCCACGTGAGTGTCGCTAGATTCTATGATTGGACCGAGGATCTTGGAGAATGTGTTTCCGTTTCTCAATTCTATAGAGACCTTGCTGCCTATAATAAACTTCagaatgaaaaaatgaaaggaaaaaCACGTTCAATTGTCAATCCCGGTAGGATGTTTCTTCGTGATAAAGCAGGACTCACAAAAGGAGAAAGAGAGATTATTGaaggaatttataaaaatcgtTGCAATATCGGAAAAGATGAATCTGTGGACAATTCGAAAGAAGACTGGCATTTAGTGAAAAGTCATAAAGATGCCTGGTTAATAGGAAAACATTTTCAGAGGAGTTCTACAAATAAATCAGATTCAGCCTCCGATGGTAAATCTGATCTTGCCAGCAGCTCTCCAACAGACTCATGTAACAATTGCAATAAAACGGACGAAGGTGCTTTAGCTCCACCCACAACTCCTGACCCGGAAGACAAAGTTGATTCTAAACATTTGTGGAAACGGAAATATCCTCATAGAGGAAGTCATGGACATCCATTAGATATTGCTGATGGAAATTATAAACATTCAACTAAGAAGGACATCAAAGACCaaggaaaaaagaaattatatgtgAATGTGTTTTTACCATCAATTTCTGGTGAAGGATTATATGCCCCTCATGACAGTCTTAATTCCAGTTTATCTCTGCCGCCAACGGAAGGTCCAAGACATCCTATTTTCTCAGAGCATGCGCGAAACATTTTCCGCGAAAAGCAAGAAAAGGCTCGATTTTCAAGAATGAACTCTTCAAGTGTATTGCACTCATCAACTTTTCCAGTAGCAAACAATGCTACAAGTGAATAG